GCTGGCGCGACTAGAGCAGCGTTTACAAGAGCGGCAATATCACTTTGCCATTACTGATGTGGCGTTAGATAAGCTAGCTGAAATTGGCTTTGACCCATTATATGGTGCACGGCCATTAAAACGGGCAATCCAGCAACACCTAGAAAATCCGTTAGCTCAAGCCTTATTACAAGGCGATGTGTTACCAGGTAGCACCATTACGCTGGATCATAATGGCGAAAAGTTTGTGGTATCTAGCAAATAACAGCCTAAAGCGAAAACAAGTTAGGCTAAATATGGCTTATTGGCACAGTTTAGCTATAAATTAGCTATATAAAGAAGTGACTGCAACCCAGTCACTTCTTCCTTTTCGCTATTCATGTTATCTTAGCTACCTTATAATTAGTCCATAGCCCATTATTAGAAGTAGTTTTATGACCGAGTCAAAAATGAATGACACTAGCCCAAAAAAAGGGATCTTCTTACTACCTAATTTATTAACTACAGGTGGTTTGTTTTCTGGATTTTATGCCATCGTCACATCGATGAATGGCCACTTTGAAGCTGCCGCTGTAGCTATTTTTGTCGCGATGATATTCGACGGCTTAGATGGTCGGGTTGCAAGGCTCACTAATACCCAAAGTGAATTTGGTGCCCAATACGATAGTATGGCCGATATGATATCTTTTGGTGTGGCACCCGCATTAGTTGCTTATAACTGGGGTTTATCTGGTTTAGGTAAATTTGGTTGGCTAGCAGCTTTTGTCTTTGTCGCTTGTGCTGCACTACGCTTAGCGCGTTTTAACGCCAACTTAGGTGTTACTGATGGCCGTTTCTTTCAAGGCTTAGCCAGCCCAGCTGCCGCAGCATTAGTAGCCGGTATGGTCTGGACCGGCAGTAATTATCAAATCGATGGCCATAGTTTTGGTTATATCGTCGGTATTGTTACTATTTTAGCCGGTTTGCTGATGGTGAGTAACTTCCGTTATAACTCTTTTAAAGATGTTAACTGGCGCGATCGAGTGTCGTTTTTAACCATCTTATTGGTAGTGTTAATCTTTGTAGTCATTGCCGCACGCCCAGCTGAAATGCTATTTGGTATCTTCTTAATCTACGCCTGTTCAGGGCCTATCACGACTATCCGTAGTGTACGTAAATTAAAGCTAGAGCACGTAGTAGGCGACTCAGACGACGCAGACTTTGCTGATGATATAGATAAGCCAGTACAAAAGACGGCTAAACCAGAAGCAGAAAGCGAACAGCCAAAAGATAATACTTAAGGGTTAACTCAGTTTAATCTAGCTAAACAAAAAAACGGTTTGTCTCAAAGCAAACCGTTTTTTATTTCAAGGGGTCAGATGTACTTGAAACCAAATAAATGCATTTCAAGTACTCTGACCCCTTGAAAATTACTTAATAAGGAACGGTTTTTACCCTAAACTAACCACGGGAGCCCTGGACGGGCGGACTTGAGCCCCCATGGATGGGTTCACGGCGTGTTAGTGTGGGTAAACCGATCCGTCTATATACTCAAATGTCGAACGAAATAATCAGTATGCTTTAGGTTAGCCAAAACTCTTATTTAAACCGGCAATTTGCACGGCTTTATTTTGTAAATCGACACTGTTATCAGCAACAACATGAATATTAGCTAAATTGGAATCGCCAATAGTGCGAATTTGTTGCACATTCTGCTGCACTTCTTGAGCAACAACACCTTGTTGGGTGGCCGCGGTGGCAATTTGCGATGATAAATCGGCAATGTTATTAACCATTTGCGATATTTCATTTAACTGCTGCTGGCTAATAACTGTTTCATCTACACAGTGCTCAGCTTGCTCTCTGGTGTTTAACATCACCTTGCCCCAGTTTAATAGGGTTTGCTGGATCTCAGTAATAGACAGCTTAATTTGCTCGGTAGCCTTATGAGTGCGGGATGATAACGCTCTCACTTCATCGGCAACCACCGCAAAGCCGCGGCCATGTTCACCGGCACGAGCTGCTTCAATGGCCGCATTTAAGGCTAGTAAGTTAGTTTGATCGGCAATACCTTGAATTTCGGTCATCACCGTGCCAATCCGCTCAGCTTCTACTGCTAAGCTATCGGCAGTCGAGGCCGCGCCTTGTACTTCACTGGCGAGTTTTTTTACTGTCTTAGCTGTTTGCGCCATAGTCACTTTAGCTGTTTCACAAATACTGTGGGTATCGTTAACTTGTAAGTGAGTCTGATGAGTACGATCAGCAATATCTTGCACCGTACTACTTAATTGGGTCGTGGCCGTGGCAATACTAATCAGTTGCTGTTGCTGCTCGGCAAAACCAGATTTCGTCATGGTTACGGCTTCATGCTGGGTTTCGGCAATATGCATTAATGCGCTAGTGCTATCGGTAATACGGCCTAATACAGTTCTTAAGCGAGCTTGCAGCATTAATTGTTGGAATTCAGCTATGCCATAAGCGCCTTCGCCAGCGTATATCCAACGCGAAACGCTATCAAACTCGGCTTTAGTTTGGGTTAACTGCGCCGGAATAATAAACAACTCATCATAACAACAGGCTAGCCAACATAATGGCAGTAATAGCGCCCATAAAAAGTGGCTACCAAAAATATAGGCACCGCCTAACGCTAGCACTAAACTTAATACTAAGGCCAATATGCGCTTCATGGCAAAGTTACTGCGCCAGTCAGAAGGGGTTTTTCCGTCCATCATAGTCGGATAAAGCTCGCTGGCACTTTGAATCATTTTTGCCGTTGGTTTAAATCTAACTGATTGATAACCTGCCAACTTGTTATTTTCATAAATAGGGGTTACAAACGCATCTACCCAATAAAAACTGCCATTTTTAGTGCGGTTT
The sequence above is drawn from the Rheinheimera salexigens genome and encodes:
- the pssA gene encoding CDP-diacylglycerol--serine O-phosphatidyltransferase produces the protein MTESKMNDTSPKKGIFLLPNLLTTGGLFSGFYAIVTSMNGHFEAAAVAIFVAMIFDGLDGRVARLTNTQSEFGAQYDSMADMISFGVAPALVAYNWGLSGLGKFGWLAAFVFVACAALRLARFNANLGVTDGRFFQGLASPAAAALVAGMVWTGSNYQIDGHSFGYIVGIVTILAGLLMVSNFRYNSFKDVNWRDRVSFLTILLVVLIFVVIAARPAEMLFGIFLIYACSGPITTIRSVRKLKLEHVVGDSDDADFADDIDKPVQKTAKPEAESEQPKDNT
- a CDS encoding methyl-accepting chemotaxis protein, translating into MIQSASELYPTMMDGKTPSDWRSNFAMKRILALVLSLVLALGGAYIFGSHFLWALLLPLCWLACCYDELFIIPAQLTQTKAEFDSVSRWIYAGEGAYGIAEFQQLMLQARLRTVLGRITDSTSALMHIAETQHEAVTMTKSGFAEQQQQLISIATATTQLSSTVQDIADRTHQTHLQVNDTHSICETAKVTMAQTAKTVKKLASEVQGAASTADSLAVEAERIGTVMTEIQGIADQTNLLALNAAIEAARAGEHGRGFAVVADEVRALSSRTHKATEQIKLSITEIQQTLLNWGKVMLNTREQAEHCVDETVISQQQLNEISQMVNNIADLSSQIATAATQQGVVAQEVQQNVQQIRTIGDSNLANIHVVADNSVDLQNKAVQIAGLNKSFG